A section of the Salminus brasiliensis chromosome 10, fSalBra1.hap2, whole genome shotgun sequence genome encodes:
- the myct1b gene encoding myc target protein 1 homolog, with product MAANENDTDISWIHETIDFEELTLAFCLSMLVGLLIGILIFIFLTWMSRRRASVRITTRPSRWSRASRSRNLRGQAGLYSSNGFNLNSNSTGRAMLNLHRQTSVDPNELLGRSPSFQASTFRPPSKKGSKGSEDESQTVLLHNTSGTNSAVTDPNNMGQSESFWLGKGSLRGYLPTRTPPPAYDSVIHMFQETNT from the exons ATGGCTGCAAATGAAAATGACACTGACATTTCATGGATACATGAGACGATAGATTTTG AGGAACTGACCCTGGCCTTCTGCTTGTCAATGCTGGTCGGTCTTCTGATCGGAATCCTGATCTTCATCTTCCTGACATGGATGTCTAGACGCAGAGCCTCGGTGAGAATCACCACACGCCCCAGCCGATGGTCAAGAGCTTCCAGATCACGCAATCTCCGCGGTCAGGCGGGTCTCTACAGCAGTAATGGCTTTAACCTGAACAGCAACAGCACAGGCAGAGCCATGTTAAACCTTCACAGACAGACATCTGTTGACCCTAACGAACTCCTGGGCCGCAGCCCCAGCTTCCAAGCCTCCACCTTTCGACCACCGTCGAAGAAGGGCAGTAAAGGATCAGAGGACGAGAGCCAAACAGTACTGCTTCACAATACCAGCGGCACCAACTCAGCAGTGACAGATCCTAACAATATGGGCCAGTCCGAGTCCTTTTGGTTAGGGAAGGGCAGTCTCAGAGGCTACCTCCCCACACGAACTCCTCCACCTGCATATGACAGTGTTATTCATATGTTTCAAGAGACAAACACCTGA